GGAGCAGGTTGTTGCGGCCGTTTTCTTCGCTCCATTCATCATGGGTTACCACAAAGGGTTTGCCGTCGACCAGCACCGGCTGGATGGTGCCGTCGGCTGTTTTTTCAAACACCTGATAAGAGCCGATCACCATGCCGATGCGATCGTCCTGGTCATACACTTGAAGAATTTTTTCCACCGCTTGCGGAAACAGCAGATCGTCTGAATCCAGTTGAACATAGTATTTGGCTTTTGAGCTCTGCAGGGCGTCGTTGAAGCACAAGCCCAGCACATTGAGATCGTGCACCAGCAGCCGCACGGCCGGTTTGTGCGGATCATAGCGGTCGCCGCCGGGCAGATAGCGTTGAACCTGCACCACTGTGGGGTCCTCGGCGCCGCCGTTGCAGACAACGACGCACTCGATGTTCTGCACGGTCTGGGCCTGAACCGATTCGATAGCCGCGCCGATGAATTCGGGTCGATTGAAAACCGGAATGACCACGCTGGCGATGCAGGTGCGGAACGCCGCTTCCTCCTCCGCGCTGTAGTGAACCGAGTGGTAGTTCTGTCCGGCGGCGAGGTAAGCGCCAATGCGGCGCAGATGCTCGGTCACGATGACCTCCAGCTCCTGTTGTACCTCTTTACCGGTTTTCAAATAGGCGAACACATCCAGCCCCTGTTCCGCCGCCTGCACGCGATAGGGCGCGCCGTTGAAACGGTTGGAGATGTGCACCAGATGGCCGCGTTCAAACGCCTTCAGGCGAAGATCGTACAGGGGGTTGTACCGGTAGCGCTCATCGCAAAAGCCGATCTCCTGCAAAAAGCTGCTGCGGAACAGGAGACAATAACCCATGTCCCAGGAATCGGTCAGTCGGCCAGGGTGCCATTCCAGCAATTTGCGCGGTTTGATCTCACCATGGTCGATCAGGTCATAATCCGCGTACAGCAGCGGACACAGCGGATTGCGCTCCATAACCATGATATAAAACGCTGTGGCCGATTTTTTGAATTCGATCAAGTTACTGCTATTGTTGCAGATCAGCACATAGTCGCCCTGCACCCGCTGCAGCGCGGCGTTCAGGGCTTGGCTGCGGTGATCTGTATCCGCTTCCACAGGGATGAAGCTGAACTCCCGGCACAGGGTTTTTATTTGGTCCATCCGGCCGTAGCAAATCACCTCAAACCGGGGATCGGATTGCCCGGCCAGAGAGGCCATGGTATCGGTCAACAGCTTTGTGCCGGAAGAAGGCGCCGGCGTGGTCAAGAGAATGGAAAGTTTCGGCTTCATCGACGATCTCCTTGAGCAGGCCGGCGCTATTTCCACCGGCGTTTTGTCCGCTAATTTACTTAATTGCGCGCTGAGGTCCAAATAAAATGTTGTCTAAAGCCGCTGCTGAGGGGAGGAAGCGATGATTCTGGCCTTTGATTTTTGTTTTTTTCTTTATACTTTGCAGCGGTCCGGCGTCGGCAGTCGACGCCGATATGCGGCTACAGCATTTTGATCCAGCAA
This sequence is a window from bacterium. Protein-coding genes within it:
- a CDS encoding glycosyltransferase; the encoded protein is MKPKLSILLTTPAPSSGTKLLTDTMASLAGQSDPRFEVICYGRMDQIKTLCREFSFIPVEADTDHRSQALNAALQRVQGDYVLICNNSSNLIEFKKSATAFYIMVMERNPLCPLLYADYDLIDHGEIKPRKLLEWHPGRLTDSWDMGYCLLFRSSFLQEIGFCDERYRYNPLYDLRLKAFERGHLVHISNRFNGAPYRVQAAEQGLDVFAYLKTGKEVQQELEVIVTEHLRRIGAYLAAGQNYHSVHYSAEEEAAFRTCIASVVIPVFNRPEFIGAAIESVQAQTVQNIECVVVCNGGAEDPTVVQVQRYLPGGDRYDPHKPAVRLLVHDLNVLGLCFNDALQSSKAKYYVQLDSDDLLFPQAVEKILQVYDQDDRIGMVIGSYQVFEKTADGTIQPVLVDGKPFVVTHDEWSEENGRNNLL